The genomic segment gccaactccctcagtacccttggatgcattaaatctggacccatggatttctgtgtgtctagcttttccgaatggctcttaacctgttctttgcccaCCGagtgctgcccacctccttcccatactgcatggcCTAGTGCCATAATCTGGGCGCTGACCTTGTGCacgaagacagaggcaaaaaaagagtTGAGTACTTAGCATTTCCCACATCATCTTTCACCAGTTATCTCCCTCACCcattaacagccccacaccctccccccgaTCAGCCTCTCATTgataacatacctgtagaaacccttcttgtacACCTCACATTCCTTTCTAGCTgcacttccaattgtgcttttcccttcctgattactccccggcattctccagccatatatttatactcccccttagtcatctgtccaacttTCTACTTCTGATATGCATCTTTTGGAAGTAgaaagctcaccaaggatttccctggtaagccaagcaggttgcccaccatgttTGCCTTTCTTACTGCGCAtgaggatggtttgttcctgttgcttcagtaagatttctttaaagtACCACCAGTTCCACTGAACTCCTTCCCCCTTCATATTATCTtctcaggggatcctgcccaccagttctctcaggaagttggagtctgctcttctgaaatcaaggccttgtattttactgctcaccttccttccttttgtcaggatcctgaaatccaccatctcatgattgatgcagcccaggttgccacccacttctgtttctcctgctAGTCCTTCCCTGgttgtgagcagcagctcaagctgcacatggccactggtcggttccttcagcacttgtaccaagaagttatctccaacattctccaaaaacttcctggcctgtctgtgtgctgctgtgttggtctcccaacaaacgtcagggtgattaaagtctcccatgagaaccagggcctgtgatttggaagcttctcttagttgtctgaagaaatcctcatctgccTCATCTGCCTGATCGGtcggtctacagcagacaccaaccacaacatcacctctgttgcttttgCCTTGTAAGCTTGACTCAAAGACTCTCAGTgggtttttctccctccatatgctggagctctgagcactcatactgctctctcacatacagcaccgctcctcctccttttttcccctgcctgcccttcctgaCAGTGCCCCAGGTATATGAGTCATCCCCTCAAGTCTCCTTTATTCCAAACACCTcctacttctttgactgtgccagggcctctaattcttcctgtttgcttccCAGGCTTCTTTCAactgtgtacaaacaccttagataacgaGTCGATTGGCCTTCTTTCTCCTTTCAAATCAGGGCTGCTCCTTTCTTGTCCTTCCTCACGTACGTCATCATCCCCCGACAAATCTAGTTGAAAGCTctcctcgctaggtttgcaagcctgctcacaaagatgctcttccctctttgTTAGGTAGATCCGGTCACTTCCTCACACTCCTTGGGCCCGAAATAGAATCAAAggaaccaaagccctctctctgacatcaCATGCACAACCACACGTTTACTTCCACAGTTCGACGAGCTCTACCTGGACGccttccttcaacaggaaggatggacgagaacaccacttgcgctgcatattccttgatctttcttcctagaaTTACATAATCCACAGTGAGCTGCTCAAGCTCATTCTTTGCCATGTCGTTGGTTCCTGCATAGAGAAGTAGGGAGAATAatctgcaaatttgatttttGCACATCTCTGTTCCATCCTGGATTCTTGCTtttggtaagcagcaaactttccGGGAATCCAGGTCCAGAGGGCAGAtagatgactccatccctcttaggagggaatccccgaccaccacccgtcttttcttgggggtggtggttgtagaacccCATCCCAAGTACTCAACCTCCCAGGTCTCCCAATCAGCGGGATCTttttctgatcccttccctgagaggtctctgccccAGCAGTTCCACCGTAGCACCCGTGCAGAGTgtctgaaagtggttgcttaccgccactggaattggagatacATGAATTGGCTGTCTTCTCCTGAAGGGAACATGCTTCAAATTTTCTTCTCTGTTTTGTGCTGCCCTCCCGGGTTTCTCAGCCTGCAGGAAGGATGGGGATGCGGGGGGTGAGAGGAAGGGATTCAGGGGGTATgatggggtgctggggcaggaaggATGGAGGTTCTGGGAAAGAGGGACTTGCGGATAGGATGGGGTGCTGGGGGTCAGGCAGGAaggctggggtgctggggaagggggattCCGGGTAAAACAGGGAGTCTGGGGGTGGATCTGGGAGCATGAGAGGCTCCGCatctcagggagctgctggagggttcCCCCAAGCTGGGCGCTCACGGCTTCTCTCCCCACAGATTGGCATAGCCTGCGGGTCGGGGGGCTGATTGCTGCTGGCATCCTCTGCACCCTGGGGATCATTGTGCTGCTCAGTGAGTGGGGCGGAAGaggggtggggccctggggaggtcGGGGGGGGGGTACAGCACTGGAATGGTCCCAGTGTCCATGGGGTGATGGAGGGGCGGATCTGCGTGCCATGGGAGTCTTAGCTGCAGGagatggagtggggaggggtctgcACTGAGCATGTCACTCGCTGGGGCTCCCATGGGGGGCTGGCAACTCACAGGGGGGAGGTTGCTGCCTTGTCCCCACCAGGATTTGTctaaccccgcccccaccccaacttTTTTCTAggtggaaaatgcaaatgcaaatttaACCGCAAATCCAGGTACGGGGcaggttggggggcggggctgggggtgctctaTGAACAggggagactgggggtggggcagagagaagGGCCCATGAggtgttggggggcaggctggggctggggaccaggctggggATGCTCTATGAACAggggagactgggggtggggcagggagaagggcccatgaggtgctgggggtggggaccaggctgggggtgctctATGAACAggggagactgggggtggggcagagagaagGGCCCATGAGGTGTtgaggggggcaggctgggggtggggaccaggCTGGGGATGCTCTATGAACAggggagactgggggtggggcagggagaagggcccatgaggtgctgggggtggggaccaggCTAGGGGTGCTCTATGAACAggggagactgggggtggggcagggagacggGCCCATGGGGCGttggcagggcaggctgggctgggtggctcatATTTCCCAGCCCATAAccaccctcccctgcctcttCAGCCGGCGGCCGCAGGAGTCCCCCCACCTCATCGTGCCCGGTAAGTCACTCAGACCCTCCCCCTCCTTACAGGCTGGGGGGGCGCGTGCTGGactctggggggttggggggctcccACCTGGTCACCCCAACCCAAGCAGGACCCTTCCCTGCGCTGCCCGGGAGGGGCCCCACGGGGTGCTAGGGGCTGTGCGTTTCCCATGGCCACTGTGTAACCAGGTCTGTCTGTCTTCCATCTCTCCGCAGGCAGCGCCAGTAACTGCTGAGTCCAGGGGTCctgctgccaggcctggggggcgctggcccccagccctgcccccgctggAGGGCGGCGTTTGTTTCACGCAGTCCAAAGTTCAAATAAAAGGCTCCTGACATTGAAAGTCTGGGTCAGCCGCTCCCCgctggggtgagccagggccggggtggGTGCCGGCTCCCATCCAGCCCCATGGCCGTGACCGGCTGGGCATGGGCTGAGCCTCCGGCCTCCCACCACACCCAGCTGGGCCCTCGCTGGCCGGATGTACCCTttgagcagctggtgctgccaccctccagctcaCCAGGGCCCTGGCTTCAAACCCCCCAGGCCGCAGGGCAGGCAGGCGCCCAGCTCTCCGAAGCGCTGCCCGCTCCCCACACCT from the Carettochelys insculpta isolate YL-2023 chromosome 30, ASM3395843v1, whole genome shotgun sequence genome contains:
- the FXYD3 gene encoding FXYD domain-containing ion transport regulator 3, whose amino-acid sequence is MQPVASQFLLLLAVSLPVLKAEAPVATPNPFVYDWHSLRVGGLIAAGILCTLGIIVLLSGKCKCKFNRKSSRRPQESPHLIVPGSASNC